A stretch of the Pan troglodytes isolate AG18354 chromosome 20, NHGRI_mPanTro3-v2.0_pri, whole genome shotgun sequence genome encodes the following:
- the CAMSAP3 gene encoding calmodulin-regulated spectrin-associated protein 3 isoform X3 yields MVEAAPPGPGPLRRTFLVPEIKSLDQYDFSRAKAAASLAWVLRAAFGGAEHVPPELWEPFYTDQYAQEHVKPPVTRLLLSAELYCRAWRQALPQLETPPNPSALLALLARRGTVPALPERPVREADLRHQPILMGAHLAVIDALMAAFAFEWTKTLPGPLALTSLEHKLLFWVDTTVRRLQEKTEQEAAQRASPAAPADGAAPAQPSCPTRWYWKLVPIRYRKDRVVARRAPCFPTVTSLQDLASGAALAATIHCYCPQLLRLEEVCLKDPMSVADSLYNLQLVQDFCASRLPRGCPLSLEDLLYVPPPLKVNLVVMLAELFMCFEVLKPDFVQVKDLPDGHAASPRGIEASPPQNNSGSSSPVFTFRHPLLSSGGPQSPLRGSTGSLKSSPSMSHMEALGKAWNRQLSRPLSQAVSFSTPFGLDSDVDVVMGDPVLLRSVSSDSLGPPRPAPARTPTQPPPEPGDLPTIEEALQIIHSAEPRLLPDGAADGSFYLHSPEGPSKPSLASPYLPEGTSKPLSDRPTKAPVYMPHPETPSKPSPCLVGEASKPPAPSEGSPKSVASSPAATNSEVKMTSFAERKKQLVKAEAEAGAGSPTSTPAPPEALSSEMSELGARLEEKRRAIEAQKRRIEAIFAKHRQRLGKSAFLQVQPREASGEAEAEAEADSVPVPGGERPAGEGQGEPTSRPKAVTFSPDLGPVPPEGLGEYNRAVSKLSAALSSLQRDMQRLTDQQQRLLAPPEAPGSAPPPAAWVIPGPTTGPKAASPSPARRVPATRRSPGPGPSQSPRSPKHTRPVELRLAPLTRVLTPPHDVDSLPHLRKFSPSQVPVQTRSSILLAEETPPEEPATRPGLIEIPLGSLADPAAEDEGDGSPAGAEDSLEEEASSEGEPRVGLGFFYKDEDKPEDEMAQKRASLLERQQRRAEEARRRKQWQEVEKEQRREEAARLAQEEAPGPAPLVSAVPMATPAPAARAPAEEEVGPRKGDFTRQEYERRAQLKLMDDLDKVLRPRAAGSGGPGRGGRRATRPRSGCCDDSALARSPARGLLGSRLSKIYSQSTLSLSTVANEAHNNLGVKRPTSRAPSPSGLMSPSRLPGSRERDWENGSNASSPASVPEYTGPRLYKEPSAKSNKFIIHNALSHCCLAGKVNEPQKNRILEEIEKSKANHFLILFRDSSCQFRALYTLSGETEELSRLAGYGPRTVTPAMVEGIYKYNSDRKRFTQIPAKTMSMSVDAFTIQGHLWQGKKPTTPKKGGGTPK; encoded by the exons ATGGTGGAGGCGGCGCCCCCCGGGCCCGGGCCGCTGCGGAGGACCTTTCTAGTGCCCGAGATCAAGTCGCTGGACCAGTACGATTTCTCGCGGGCCAAGGCGGCGGCCAGCCTGGCGTGGGTGCTGCGGGCCGCGTTCGGGGGCGCAG AGCACGTGCCCCCGGAGCTGTGGGAGCCCTTCTATACCGACCAGTACGCGCAGGAGCATGTGAAGCCCCCGGTGACACGGCTGCTGCTCTCAGCCGAGCTCTACTGCAGAGCCTGGCGCCAGGCACTGCCACAGCTTGAAACACCCCCCAACCCCTCTGCACTGCTGGCCCTGCTGGCACGGAGGGGCACAGTGCCTGCTTTGCCCGAGCGCCCGGTGCGCGAGGCCGACCTGAGGCACCAGCCCATTCTCATG GGAGCCCACCTAGCTGTCATTGATGCCCTCATGGCTGCCTTTGCCTTCGAGTGGACAAAGACCCTGCCAGGTCCCTTGGCCCTGACCAGCTTGGAGCACAAGCTGCTTTTCTGGGTGGACACG aCCGTCCGGCGGCTGCAGGAGAAGACAGAGCAGGAAGCGGCCCAGCGAGCCTCTCCAGCAGCCCCTGCAGACGGGGCGGCCCCGGCGCAGCCCTCG tgCCCTACGCGCTGGTACTGGAAGCTGGTTCCT ATCCGATACCGCAAGGACCGTGTGGTGGCGCGACGTGCCCCCTGCTTCCCGACGGTGACCAGCCTCCAGGACCTGGCCAGTGGGGCCGCGCTGGCCGCCACCATCCACTGCTATTGTCCCCAGCTGCTTCGACTTGAGG AGGTGTGCTTGAAGGACCCCATGTCTGTGGCGGACAGCCTGTACAACCTCCAGCTCGTGCAGGATTTCTGTGCCTCTCGCCTTCCTCGTGGCTGCCCCCTGTCCCTTGAGGACTTGCTGTACGTCCCACCGCCACTCAAG GTCAACTTGGTGGTGATGCTGGCTGAGTTGTTCATGTGTTTTGAGGTGCTCAAGCCCGACTTTGTGCAAGTGAAGGACTTGCCCGATGGTCACG CTGCCTCCCCCCGGGGCATTGAGGCCTCCCCACCTCAGAACAACAGCGGCAGTAG TTCTCCTGTCTTCACCTTCCGCCACCCGCTTCTGTCATCTGGTGGCCCCCAGTCCCCACTCCGAGGATCCACAG GCTCCCTGAAGTCTTCCCCGTCCATGTCCCATATGGAGGCCCTGGGCAAGGCCTGGAACCGGCAGCTCAG CCGTCCCCTCTCCCAGGCTGTGTCATTCAGCACCCCCTTTGGCCTGGACAGCGACGTGGATGTCGTCATGGGAGACCCTGTGCTCCTCCGCTCTGTGAGCTCGGACAGCCTGGGCCCCCCGCGTCCCGCGCCGGCCAGGACCCCCACGCAGCCACCCCCGGAGCCTGGTGACCTGCCCACCATCGAGGAGGCTCTGCAGATCATCCACAGTGCCGAGCCCCGGctcctcccagatggggcggccgacGGCAGCTTCTACCTCCACTCCCCTGAGGGGCCCTCCAAGCCATCCTTGGCCTCCCCCTACCTGCCCGAGGGGACCTCCAAACCACTGTCCGACAGGCCCACCAAAGCACCGGTGTACATGCCACACCCCGAGACCCCCTCGAAACCATCTCCTTGTCTGGTGGGGGAGGCATCGAAACCGCCAGCCCCATCCGAGGGGTCCCCGAAGTCGGTGGCTTCGTCCCCAGCAGCCACCAACTCCGAGGTGAAAATGACCAGCTTTGCGGAACGCAAGAAACAGCTGGTGAAggcagaggctgaggccggagcgGGGTCCCCCACGTCCACTCCGGCCCCGCCGGAGGCCCTGAGCTCGGAGATGAGTGAGCTCGGCGCCCGGCTGGAGGAGAAACGCAGAGCCATCGAGGCTCAGAAGCGACGGATTGAGGCCATATTCGCCAAGCACCGCCAGCGGCTGGGCAAAAGCGCCTTCCTGCAGGTGCAGCCGCGGGAGGCCTCCggggaggcagaagcagaggCGGAGGCCGATTCAGTTCCAGTCCCTGGTGGGGAGCGGCCCGCAGGCGAGGGCCAGGGTGAGCCAACCTCACGGCCCAAGGCAGTGACCTTCTCGCCAGACCTGGGCCCGGTGCCCCCCGAGGGGCTGGGGGAATACAATCGAGCGGTCAGCAAGCTGAGTGCCGCCTTGAGCTCGCTGCAGCGGGACATGCAGAGGCTCACGGACCAGCAGCAGCGGCTTCTGGCCCCGCCCGAGGCCCCCGGATCCGCCCCACCACCTGCTGCGTGGGTCATCCCTGGCCCCACGACGGGGCCCAAAGCTGCATCCCCCAGCCCCGCCCGGCGGGTCCCGGCCACCCGGCGCAGCCCTGGGCCCGGGCCCAGCCAGTCACCCCGCAGCCCGAAACACACGCGGCCGGTGGAGCTGCGGCTGGCACCCTTGACCAGGGTACTCACGCCACCCCACGACGTAGACAGCCTCCCCCACCTGCGCAAGTTCTCGCCGAGCCAGGTGCCCGTGCAGACGCGCTCTTCCATCCTCCTGGCGGAGGAGACGCCCCCCGAGGAGCCAGCCACCCGGCCAGGCCTCATTGAGATCCCGCTGGGCAGCCTGGCAGATCCCGCTGCCGAGGACGAGGGAGACGGGAGCCCTGCTGGTGCTGAGGATTCCTTGGAGGAGGAGGCATCTTCGGAGGGGGAGCCCCGGGTGGGGCTGGGGTTCTTCTACAAG GATGAAGACAAGCCTGAGGACGAGATGGCCCAAAAGCGGGCCAGCCTGCTGGAGCGGCAGCAGCGGCGAGCAGAGGAGGCGCGGCGGCGCAAGCAGTGGCAGGAGGTGGAGAAGGAACAGCGGAGGGAGGAGGCCGCGAG GCTGGCCCAAGAGGAGGCCCCGGGCCCAGCCCCGCTTGTGTCCGCAGTCCCGATGGCGACTCCAGCCCCTGCTGCCCGGGCTCCAGCCGAGGAGGAGGTGGGCCCCCGGAAGGGGGACTTCACGCGGCAGGAGTACGAGCGCCGGGCCCAGCTGAAGCTGATGGATGACCTCGATAAGGTGCTGCGGCCCCGGGCTGCGGGGTCCGGGGGTCCAGGTCGGGGCGGGCGGAGGGCCACCCGGCCTCGCTCGGGTTGCTGTGACGACTCGGCCCTGGCACGAAGCCCAGCCCGCGGCCTGCTGG GCTCTCGGCTGAGCAAAATCTATTCCCAGTCCACCCTGTCACTGTCCACTGTGGCCAACGAGGCCCACAATAACCTCGGGGTGAAGAGGCCCACGTCTCG GGCTCCCTCCCCGTCAGGTCTCATGTCCCCAAGCCGCCTGCCTGGAAGCCGCGAACGGGACTGGGAAAATGGCAGCAATGCCTCCTCCCCAGCATCAGTGCCCGAGTACACAG GTCCACGGCTGTACAAGGAACCCAGCGCCAAGTCCAACAAGTTCATCATCCACAATGCCCTATCACACTGCTGCCTGGCGGGCAAGGTGAACGAACCGCAGAAGAATCGCATTCTGGAG GAAATTGAGAAAAGCAAGGCCAACCACTTCCTGATCCTCTTTCGTGACTCGAGCTGCCAGTTCCGGGCGCTCTACACGCTGTCGGGGGAGACAGAGGAGCTGTCGCGGCTGGCAGGGTACGGGCCCCGGACCGTCACGCCCGCCATGGTGGAAGGCATCTACAAGTACAACTCGGACCGCAAGCGCTTCACCCAGATCCCCGCCAAGACCATGTCCATGAGCGTCGATGCCTTCACCATCCAGGGACACCTCTGGCAGGGCAAGAAACCTACCACTCCCAAGAAGGGCGGCGGCACCCCCAAATAG